The nucleotide sequence GGCGGTGGATAGCTTGGATCATGATCGTTTTTTATTTGATGATTACTAAACTGTGACTTTACCCCTCCTTGACACTGCCCTAAGCTCTGACAGCTACCTTGCCCTTGGCCTGGCGACTTGCTTCATTAAACGTGATGGTAAATTAACGCCTGTGCAGGTGTTAGAGCCAATTCCGTCTGCAGCCCTTGAAGCCATCATCAAAGGTATTCCCACCTCCTACAGTAAAATTCTTGGGGTCAGCCTTGGCCAGATGACAACGGATCCGCTCCAAGTTCCGCCTGACTTTGCCCCAGAGGCTCAACTCTGTGATGAATTTTCTGAGCGAGCTGTGGCGGCCACTCGGACTTACTGTGCGAAACCAGTTGCGGCTGAACATATTCCCCTGGGTTCTGTCTATACCGACTTAAATTTTTCCGTAGAACGCAAGCGGGTCTTAAATTCCGAGCGACTCGTCACGGCCGAGGATAATGTGAAGCAGCACGCCTATACTCATCAAATTCTCTAAGGATGCGTGAGTCTGGCCCAGGCCTGGGATGTTAAGAACCATTAGCACCAGGCCCGCAGTTGGTTAAAATAAATAGCGTATCAAGCGGTGTAAATAATATGAGTGTGATTAGCCAAGTTGTTTTACAAGCAGACGATGAATTACGCTACCCGACCGCCGGGGAATTAAAAACCTTGAGTGAATTCTTCCAAACCGGGGAGCAACGGGTACGCATCGCCTCGACCTTATCTGAAAATGAAAAACGGATTGTCGAAAAAGCAAGTAAGCAACTCTGGCAAAAGCGGCCGGACTTTATCTCCCCTGGTGGTAATGCCTATGGCCAAAAACAACGGAGTCTTTGCCTACGGGATTACGGCTGGTATATGCGGCTGATTACCTATGGTGTCTTGTCAGGGGATAAGGGGCCTATTGAGAAAATTGGCTTGATTGGTGTCCGGGAGATGTATAACTCCTTGGGTGTACCGATGCCTGGGATGGTCGAAGCGATTCGCTGCTTAAAAGAAGCCTCTTTGGCTCTCCTCAGTGAAGATGATGCTGCGGCCACCGCCCCCTACTTTGACTTCCTAATTCAGGGCTTGTCCTAGGGTCGTCTGGGGTAGTTCTTGCTGGTATCTAGGTTGCTCGGCAGAGCGTTAAATTGAGATCATCCCCTAGGACAGACGGTTCTGAGGACATAGAAATCTTAAAAGCCTTGCCTGAGTTGCCCTCATCGCCATCCTAAATCAGTAATGCTCTACATTTCATCCTTTTGGGTAAACTCTTCGGGGTTTACCTGATTTTTTTTGAAGATTTTTTGCAGTTATCGCAACGGGACATAACCCGCCTTGGCAATGGCCGCCTGTCCTTGATCTGTTAATAATAGGTTGGCATAGGCTTCCCCGGCCTGCTGATCACTTTGGTCATTTTGCTTGACGATAACAAATAATCGCCGGGTAATGGGGTATTCACCGCTTTGAAATGCAGCCTGGTTGAGTTGATTGCGCTGGCCTGGACATTGATTGGCAGGGACAAAGGGGGGTTGATAGGGCGGGATCCAGGCCCCGGATTTACTTTTTAACGGCAAGTAATTGACGGTGCATTGCCCCACAATCTCCGGCGCAGAGGCGTAGTAAATGCCCCCTGGGTTACTGGCCACCTTGCGAATTCCATCGGTTGTATCCCTGGCCATTTGCACGTTAGCCCCGAGGTTCTGCTGGCCCAATATCTCATCAATGAAATATTCCACCGTTCCCCCATCTTCCCGGCGGCGCGAGTAGGGCGTAATGCCTAGGTTGGGGCCTCCCACTTGACTCCAGTTGGTAATTTTTCCAGTGTAAATATCCGCAAGTTGAGATACCGCCAGGCCTGGGATTTGTAAACTGGGATGCACAGCAAAGGCAATCCCATCAATAGCGACTGGAATAGCGACCAACCGAAACCCGCGACTCTGGGCCTCTTGCAGTTCTTTGTCATTGAGCGGGCGTGACGATTGGGCAAAGGCTAACTGACCATTTAATAACATCCGAATCCCACTGCCAGATCCCGGTGTCCCGGTGGTCGGGTTGGTATAACGCAGGCGAAAATCAGGCCAGGCCCCGGCAATTAAAGATTCAGTTTCCAAGCGAATGGGGGCCCAAGTGGTACTCCCACCGTAGTTGAACAATCCAGATGGCACAGCTTTAACTTGGCTAAAGTTAGCAACCCCAGGGGTGGAAGAAGTACTACTATCCGTAAGACCTGTTTCCCCTGAAGTCGGTAAGGACATCATTGGGTTAACATTGCCCCCTTGGGAGCGAAAGAACCACCAGGCCCCACCCCCCAATAAGCCCAGCGTGACCACCAAGGAAGCCAGTAAAGGGCCAATATTATTATTTTGAGACATGGTTTACCATCTTTCTGCTAGGGCGAGTAACGGATTTGTTGCCGCGATAATTCATTTCTCTAGGATTATAGGAGCTAATGCTCAGAACTCACGCGCATTAATGCCCCCTCCCTAGACTCAAACCAAAGAACTGCGATAGGACCAAACCTCAGGCTAGCCGGAAATATTGAAAGTGACAATAATACTTTATTTTTCCCCTTTTTGTCTTTTCAGCTAACTTTTAACTCTTCTGGTTTAGCGCATGTTATGTCTTCCGCCAGATTACAAATTCATGAGACTCAAGAGATTCTGGGGAGAGGGGAGGGGGTCGTCAATTGAGTCTTAGGTCATTGCCCTAACCAAAGTCAGATGGTGAATCGGTAAGAATCCTACAGCCCCAGGCCTGGCTCACCTGAGACAATGGGACAAAAGGTTTAGATCACATCAGCAATAGGGAAAAACATGGCCGGTGCAATAGGACAACAGCGGAAATGGTGGATTTTAACTGGGGTGAGTTTAGGTATCTTGATGTTCACCATTGATTTAAGCGTGGTCAATATTGCCCTACCGACCTTGATCCGCGAATTTCAAACCAGCTTTACCGCTGTTCAGTGGGTCGTCCTCAGCTATCTTCTCGTCATGACCAGTTTGCAGTTAGGGGCATCACGCCTTGGAGATCTGTGGGGTAAGAAGTATCTATTTATCGGGGGCCTGGCAATCTTTACGATAAGTTCAGCCCTCTGTGGCATTGCCGGGACGGTGTGGGAACTAGTCGGCTTTCGAGCCTTAGAAGGCTTAGGTGGGGTTTTCATTGCCGGGTTGGCTGCAGCCATTGTCACAGAATCCTTTACACCCCAGGAGCGGGGAAAAGCCCTCGGAATCGTTTCTGGGTTAATGTCTGTCGGAGTTGCCTTGGGGCCAACCTTAGGGGGAGTCTTAATTGCCTGGGTGAGTTGGCGGGCGATTTTTTGGATTAATATCCCCATTGGATTAATTGCCATGGGAATTATTCTGAAGTATTTACCCACCCAGGCCCGGCCTCGTAAATCTGAAACCTTTGATTATCTCGGTGCCGGGGTTATTGCCTTCAGTTTAGGTAGCTTTGCCTTGGGGATGACCACTGGCCAGGCCCGCGGGTTTATAAACATGATTCCCCTGACTTTATTGGCCCTAGCCGCCCTTGGTATCGGTCTCTTCCTCTGGATTCAGACCCAGGTGAAATATCCCACCCTCAACCTCCAACTATTTCGCGACTGGGAACTAAGCCGAAGTGTGATTCTCAACTGTATCGTTAGCCTGGTGATTGCTGGGGGTGTCTTTGTCCTGCCTTTTTTCTTTGAAATTGTTAAACAGTTTCCAACCCAACAGGTGGGAATGCTTCTAGCCGTGTGTCCCATTAGTAACGCCATTATTTCCCCGATGGCCGGGCAGCTATCCGATCGCTGGGGAACCAAACGGATTCGAATCATTGGCCTGGGCCTGGTCATTGGCGTTTGTTTCCTGATCAGCCAATTTAACAGCAACTCGCCGATTATCCAGTTTATTTTGACCTTTATTCCCTATGGCATTGGTTTAGGCCTGTTTCAAGCTGCCAGTGTCACCGCCATTATGAGTAGTGTGCCCCCCACCGCCATGGGCATTGGCTCAGGCTTGATTGCCTTGGTTAGCACCCTGGGGCAGATGATTGGCGTGCCCTTAATGGGTAGTTTGTTTATTCTTTTGGGCGGCTTACCCCCCGGTTCGGAAATTAAATCAGCCCCACCCTTAGCCCTCACCCATGGCCTGGCAGGTTGTTTTATGGTGGCTGCGGGGTTGACAATTTTTGGCCTGGGCATCTTGCTGATCCAATTCCGACACCCCCCTAAGGTGGAAAAGCTGCAACAACCAATCCCATTTTGACAACTCACCCTTGGGTTACCCAGACTGCTCTATGGCGTTACTCATTTAGGCTTCTTATTGGGACAAGTCAGGAAATACTATATGGGTGCAGTTCTTTAAAGATTTTGACTCTCTCAGAACAGTCTGCGTAACTATACCCCGGAATCTCCTGGCCAGTCAGACGCGTTTTCCCCTGCCCTTAGCTATCTCCGACGGATAAACCCAAGCGGTCAAAATCTTGGGACTAGCCCTTTTAAGTTGTGGAGCTTTTGAAGAAATGAAAACTTGAGGGCGGGGCTGAGGGTTGAGGACTGGGCGGGGCTGATTGACTTAAAGCCCAAATTAACAAACTCCCCAAAACAACTCCGGCTGCAATCCCTCCAACTCCCACTAGCCAGTATTTAGACAGTGATGGAGAACTTACATCTGGACTAGGTTCTACTAGGGTGACAACTGGCGGCGGCGGTAGAGAAGTATCTTTACGGACAACCGTTGGATCAACTTCAAAGGGTTCACCGACTAAAGTTTCGGTTCCGGTCAGGGGGATAGACTTAATGCTTTGGAAACGAATCTGCTCCAGATATCTAATAAACTCTGCCTTAGCCATGGTCAACACTTCATAGGCAATCTTGACATCGCTGCCCAGGCGAATCTGATCCCCATGCAACAAATTGTGGGTCTTAGAGCGGGTTCCATTGACAAAGACACCGTTAGCACTGAGGCGGCCACGGGCATTTCCATCCACTAGACGATAGTGATATCCATCACCACCCTGTTTAGGCAGTCGTAAAAGGAGGGCGTGTTGTCGGGAGATATCGGGAGCCTCAACCACAATGGCATTAGATTTATCTCTGCCAATAGAGTAGGTTGCGGACTGGAGGTGGAGGGTGCGTTTTCCCTTTAAGTCTTGAATGATTAACACATGATGTTCCGTTGCCGGCTGACTCATAATATTCTCAATGGGCTTATAGGCCTGACACGCTACCAATAAGCTCCCAGTTTCGTTCTTCAGTAAGGGCTTGCCGGACTTGACGATAAATTTGGGAACAATGATTATTACGGCTCAAGGGTAGTTCTTCATTCTTAAAGACAACGTTCACGCGAGTGATTTCTGGCTCAACCGGAACATCATTAATCAAGATTTCCACAGTTACCAATTGAGCAAGAGCCGAGCGGCCTGGAACTTCTCGAGCGACCAGATAATCTTTATCTTGATGCAATACTTCTAAATCACAGGCCCGTAAGGCATCGGCTAATTCGTCCTGAACTTGCTCCTTCGGAAGAGCGACTGTTAGGTTGTGGGTATAACGAGCCATAAAATAAGGAACTCAGAAGAACAGCGATGGCATTGTTGAGACGGACTTGCAGCTAACTTAAATAATAACCAAGGTTACCGGAATTGGGTACTAAATCTAATGTCTAATTAGGTCGGCTTGTCAAGATACTTATTATTTATCCTCTAATCATTCTCTGGTGATTGTCCAGGCCTGATTGTGTTCTGCGTTACGCGTTTAAGAAATTTCAGTCTGCTCTGTGGCACTCTATCATAGTTCAGTGAGTTGAACGGATATTTCAGGGATGCAGGATGACGATGGGTAAACAGATTCCCGGTCGTTTTATTGTTTGGGAAGGGGGTGAGGGGGCGGGCAAAACGACTCAAATTGGCCTCACCCAGGCCTGGTTGCAGGAATCTGGCTGGTCAGAGGCCTTACAAACCCTTGTCCCACAGTTAACGCCAGTGATTCTGCTGACTCGCGAACCAGGGGGAACCGCCCTAGGTCAACACCTGCGTCAACTGTTGCTCCATAGCCCCACGGATATTGCCCCGGCCTGTGAACTGTTGCTCTACGCTGCGGATCGGGCCCAACACTTAGCGGAAAAAATTATGCCCCATCTCGATGCCGGGGGATTGGTACTCTGTGATCGCTTTACGGATTCTACGGTGGCTTACCAAGGTTATGGGCGGGGCCTGGATTTAGGGATGATTCACCAACTCAATCAAATTGCTACTGCTGGCCGGCAACCGGATTTAACTCTCTGGCTGGATGTGACTCCAACTCAAGGCCTGGGCCGGGCAGAAAAACGCTCTGGCAGCCAAGATCGCATGGAACAGGCCACCTTAGCGTTTCATCAACGAGTCCACCAGGGATTTACGCAACTGAGTGGCCTGGCCCCGGAGCGGATCAAGCGCATTGATGCTAACTGCCCCCAGGCCGAGGTAACTGCCCAAATTCAATCGTGCTTACGAGATGCACTGCGCCAATGGTATCCCCAGATTTCAGCCCCGTAATTGGTCAACTCCAGGCCCGAGAACTCCTCGAACAAGCTTTTGTGCGGCAACGGATCGCCCCGGCCTATTTGTTTGCTGGGCCTCCAGGGGTCGGCAGAGCTTTAATGGCGCGGCAACTCATCCGCTCGCTGCTGGGGACTTGCCATCAATCTTTGGCCAATCACCCGGATCTGCTCTGGCTCCAGCCTACCTACCTACAAAACAACAAACTTTTAACCGCCGCTGAACTGATCGCCCAAGGTCAGAGCTTACCCAAAACCCGTCCCCAAATCCGCCTCGAGCAAATTCGGCAGTTAAGTCGGTTCCTGAGTCGTCCCCCCTTGGAAGCTCCCCGGTCGGTGGTGGTGATTGAACAGGCGGAAACCATGGCTGAAGGGGCCGCCAACGGACTCTTAAAAACCTTAGAAGAGCCTGGCCTGGCTACCTTAATTTTGATCGCCCCTAGTGAAACAGCCCTTTTGCCCACCTTAGTGTCCCGCTGCCAACGGATTCCCTTTTATCGCCTCACTGCGAGTCAAATGAGCCAAGTTCTCCACCAGGCCGGGGCCAGCGAAGTTTTAGGGTTTCCCCCCTTGGTGGAATTAGCGGCTGGCAGTCCGGGAGCGGCGATTACCCATTGGCAACAGTGGCAAACTATTCCTAGCGAACTCCGCCAGGCCTGTTTAGGCTTAACACCCCCTATTTCTCTCCGACAAGGACTAGAGTTGGCCCGTGAGATTAGCCAAGGCCTGGACGTGGAATCACAAATTTGGCTCTTGGATTTAATGCAACAAACCCTTTGGCAAAACCACCGAAATATCCCTGATGTGCAACGATTAGAAGCCGCCCGCCAACAACTCAAACAATATGTCCAACCCCGCTTAGTTTGGGAGGTCGCCATGATTGGATTTACCTAAACCCAACGTCATCCTCAGCCCCTGAAACAGGTGTTATTTCCCGATACGGTTAACGGTTTATTAGTGCGACCAATCAAGATGAAGAAAGCTCAGGAATTGATTCACCGACCATGAAGATAATATCGTACATATGGTGGTGGAGCATTTGATTTGTTTTGTGAAAATATTTAAGATTATGCTAGAGAGATTCCGCCTTTCAAAATCTCGATATGATTCAATTTTTCTGACGGTATGCGGATTGGTGAGATTGAGATGAGGCTGTTTGGAGTTGGGATTCGTTAAATCTTAAGGGTGTGAGGCAAGTATTATGGTTTATAACCAACATTGATGGTCAATGAACTGGCAATAGGGACTGAAAAGCACTGTAAAGTCGTTGTTTTTGAGCATGGTCTGACATTCTTTAATATGGCTAAAATCTATGTCCCCCATAGATTATACGTTCTTGGAAATGTTTACTAGCTCTAGCCTAGACTAAGAAGTTGAGTTAGGTTTTACGGATTTGGTGATTGGATATTCCCAGCAGTGACCATTGGCCGGTTTAGGGTTGTTCCAGGCCGGGGCAGGGTGGGTAAGGTTTGTTCGATCCGGGGTTGGCCAACAGAATAGGTGAGATCATAGCTCCAACAGAGTAACCGAAACCAAACCTGAGGAAATTTTGGCTCTAACCAGGCCTGACTCTTTCTGATTAATCCCGGCACCCAGGCCCCAAACAAGGCATTCAAAAACGCCGCCCAAGTAAAGGTAAAGTAACTCCCCAACCAACGGGCCATATCCCAAGGGCCGACCATATCCCAAATCCAATAGAGTAAGCCCGGATTTTTCCAAGCCGCGGTGATCGCCATCCGATTAAACGGCCACCAGCCGGCCCGATCCTTAATAAACCGATCCGCCAACTCGGGTGATTCCCCCGCCAAAATCCCAAAAAAGGTATTCAGCATGGCATTGACGCGGTTGGGGGGTAAATTCCGCCCGGTGGGCACCATCATCCCGCGGGAAAATAGCCAAGTCACGGCCGTATTACTTTGGAAGGCCCGAATTTGATTGAGTTGCTCAGACTGTAAAAGATCGTGTTTGAGGGCTGTTTGGAGCAGATCCGTCAGGCGGGGCAAATTCCGCACCAGGGAGCCAAACCCGGTAAACACCAAGGGAGATTGTAAGGAGGCGGCATCCCCAATGGTCACGAGGCGATCAAAGGCAATGGTGCGGTCTTGGCGATACAAGCTAAAGTGTCCGGGAATGTAGCCAAAGGTGGGTTTAATCCAGGCCAGGTCATCTAAATCACAACGGCGGTATTCCGGCAAAATCTCGAAAAAGTCCTCATACATCTCCAACAGGGAACCGGGATTATCGGGATGGACTTTGTGATAGTGGAATAAATAAATTGTCAGTTCATCCCCCGCTGCCGGAAACAGTTCCCAAATGAGTTGCCGCCCCCGTGATAAATCTCCATGACTGTTCAAGACATCGCCGTAGTCAGCATCCCAAACTTGCGGATCTAGCCCGGAAATAATTGCCCCGACTGTTGGACAAACGCTATCAAAGGCCCGCCCGCCGTTCAGTTGCCAAGCAATTGGGGAAGCGGTACCCATCGCATCGACCAAGAGTCGTCCAGTTGCCCTTTGGGCTTGATTTGTCGGCCGATGGGTGGCTTGAATCTGGATTGCATTGGGGTGAACGGTGGCCTTGATAAATTCGGTTTCGTCCCAAATTTCTCCCCCGGCCTGGCGGAGTTTCTGCCCACAGAGTTGGAGAAAGCGGCTGGAGTCGAGGGCAATATTGAGGACGGTGGGCGTATGGAGAATCGGGGCCTGGCACTGTTTAGGGGTAGTCGCTGAGAAAAACTGGTTAAACCCATCGACATACTCGCGGGCAATGATGCTGGCAAATTCCGCCGCCGTGAACAGGCCTAGATCAATCAGATGTTGAAACTCCGCCCGCGAAATATTCCATTCCCGATTCATCCGGCCAAAGGGCAACCGCTCTAGTAACAAAACCCGATAGCCTAAACGGGCCATCACGGCCGCATGGACAACCCCCAGCGCGCCACCGATATAAATCAGGTCAAAATTGGGCGTTTCGGCCAGTTCGGAAGATTGACTGACAACCTGCTGGGGAGCCTGGGGATGACGAACGCCTTGCCGCCAGCGTTGCTCCCACCAATAAACTCGTTGCAGATCCGCTTCCCCATTGGGCATTTGTTGAAAATATTTAACCGTGCGGGGATAAAACGGCTCTAGGGCAGTAAAAATCGAGTTTTGGCTGAGATCAATTTCGGGTGGCTCTGGGTGTTGGAGTGGAAAAGCGGTGTGCAGAGATTTTTTCAGGTGTTGAAGCAAAGATGACTCTTGCGGAACCGGACTTTGACCCCAACGAAAGACTTTTAAGTAGGTGGTGCGTTGGAGTGACCAAGCAAAAACGGACAGTTCTGATGCCGTCCCCGGAAATTGCCAGCGAATCCCAGCGGTCGTGGCCTGAATTTGCCCCGCAAAAGGCTGAAATTGGGACTGCAACCAGGCCTGGACATCTGTGGTGACGGGGGTTGGAACTTCGAGATAGAGAATTTCTTGCATTTTGTTTCAATCACACCCGAAAGGACTTGACAGACCGAGGAAATACAGTAAACTTCCAAATACTTAGTTTAAGAGAGTTTACAAATTTCTCATAATTGCTGCCCACACCTATGCATTATCCCATTCCTGGCAATCTCGCGGAAATGACTGAACTAGATCGTCAGCCGGTTAATGCTGAGTTGGTGGCCGCAGCCATTGCCGGGGTGGTGAAAATGGCCCGGGATCAGGGACAAACTTTAGAAATGTTGCAATTAGAAGTTTTGGCAGAGGACTATTTATTAGAT is from Synechococcus sp. PCC 6312 and encodes:
- the tmk gene encoding dTMP kinase translates to MGKQIPGRFIVWEGGEGAGKTTQIGLTQAWLQESGWSEALQTLVPQLTPVILLTREPGGTALGQHLRQLLLHSPTDIAPACELLLYAADRAQHLAEKIMPHLDAGGLVLCDRFTDSTVAYQGYGRGLDLGMIHQLNQIATAGRQPDLTLWLDVTPTQGLGRAEKRSGSQDRMEQATLAFHQRVHQGFTQLSGLAPERIKRIDANCPQAEVTAQIQSCLRDALRQWYPQISAP
- a CDS encoding FHA domain-containing protein encodes the protein MSQPATEHHVLIIQDLKGKRTLHLQSATYSIGRDKSNAIVVEAPDISRQHALLLRLPKQGGDGYHYRLVDGNARGRLSANGVFVNGTRSKTHNLLHGDQIRLGSDVKIAYEVLTMAKAEFIRYLEQIRFQSIKSIPLTGTETLVGEPFEVDPTVVRKDTSLPPPPVVTLVEPSPDVSSPSLSKYWLVGVGGIAAGVVLGSLLIWALSQSAPPSPQPSAPPSSFHFFKSSTT
- a CDS encoding NAD(P)/FAD-dependent oxidoreductase produces the protein MQEILYLEVPTPVTTDVQAWLQSQFQPFAGQIQATTAGIRWQFPGTASELSVFAWSLQRTTYLKVFRWGQSPVPQESSLLQHLKKSLHTAFPLQHPEPPEIDLSQNSIFTALEPFYPRTVKYFQQMPNGEADLQRVYWWEQRWRQGVRHPQAPQQVVSQSSELAETPNFDLIYIGGALGVVHAAVMARLGYRVLLLERLPFGRMNREWNISRAEFQHLIDLGLFTAAEFASIIAREYVDGFNQFFSATTPKQCQAPILHTPTVLNIALDSSRFLQLCGQKLRQAGGEIWDETEFIKATVHPNAIQIQATHRPTNQAQRATGRLLVDAMGTASPIAWQLNGGRAFDSVCPTVGAIISGLDPQVWDADYGDVLNSHGDLSRGRQLIWELFPAAGDELTIYLFHYHKVHPDNPGSLLEMYEDFFEILPEYRRCDLDDLAWIKPTFGYIPGHFSLYRQDRTIAFDRLVTIGDAASLQSPLVFTGFGSLVRNLPRLTDLLQTALKHDLLQSEQLNQIRAFQSNTAVTWLFSRGMMVPTGRNLPPNRVNAMLNTFFGILAGESPELADRFIKDRAGWWPFNRMAITAAWKNPGLLYWIWDMVGPWDMARWLGSYFTFTWAAFLNALFGAWVPGLIRKSQAWLEPKFPQVWFRLLCWSYDLTYSVGQPRIEQTLPTLPRPGTTLNRPMVTAGNIQSPNP
- the apcD gene encoding allophycocyanin subunit alpha-B — its product is MSVISQVVLQADDELRYPTAGELKTLSEFFQTGEQRVRIASTLSENEKRIVEKASKQLWQKRPDFISPGGNAYGQKQRSLCLRDYGWYMRLITYGVLSGDKGPIEKIGLIGVREMYNSLGVPMPGMVEAIRCLKEASLALLSEDDAAATAPYFDFLIQGLS
- a CDS encoding PstS family phosphate ABC transporter substrate-binding protein, with the translated sequence MSQNNNIGPLLASLVVTLGLLGGGAWWFFRSQGGNVNPMMSLPTSGETGLTDSSTSSTPGVANFSQVKAVPSGLFNYGGSTTWAPIRLETESLIAGAWPDFRLRYTNPTTGTPGSGSGIRMLLNGQLAFAQSSRPLNDKELQEAQSRGFRLVAIPVAIDGIAFAVHPSLQIPGLAVSQLADIYTGKITNWSQVGGPNLGITPYSRRREDGGTVEYFIDEILGQQNLGANVQMARDTTDGIRKVASNPGGIYYASAPEIVGQCTVNYLPLKSKSGAWIPPYQPPFVPANQCPGQRNQLNQAAFQSGEYPITRRLFVIVKQNDQSDQQAGEAYANLLLTDQGQAAIAKAGYVPLR
- a CDS encoding MFS transporter; its protein translation is MAGAIGQQRKWWILTGVSLGILMFTIDLSVVNIALPTLIREFQTSFTAVQWVVLSYLLVMTSLQLGASRLGDLWGKKYLFIGGLAIFTISSALCGIAGTVWELVGFRALEGLGGVFIAGLAAAIVTESFTPQERGKALGIVSGLMSVGVALGPTLGGVLIAWVSWRAIFWINIPIGLIAMGIILKYLPTQARPRKSETFDYLGAGVIAFSLGSFALGMTTGQARGFINMIPLTLLALAALGIGLFLWIQTQVKYPTLNLQLFRDWELSRSVILNCIVSLVIAGGVFVLPFFFEIVKQFPTQQVGMLLAVCPISNAIISPMAGQLSDRWGTKRIRIIGLGLVIGVCFLISQFNSNSPIIQFILTFIPYGIGLGLFQAASVTAIMSSVPPTAMGIGSGLIALVSTLGQMIGVPLMGSLFILLGGLPPGSEIKSAPPLALTHGLAGCFMVAAGLTIFGLGILLIQFRHPPKVEKLQQPIPF
- a CDS encoding DNA polymerase III subunit delta', coding for MVSPDFSPVIGQLQARELLEQAFVRQRIAPAYLFAGPPGVGRALMARQLIRSLLGTCHQSLANHPDLLWLQPTYLQNNKLLTAAELIAQGQSLPKTRPQIRLEQIRQLSRFLSRPPLEAPRSVVVIEQAETMAEGAANGLLKTLEEPGLATLILIAPSETALLPTLVSRCQRIPFYRLTASQMSQVLHQAGASEVLGFPPLVELAAGSPGAAITHWQQWQTIPSELRQACLGLTPPISLRQGLELAREISQGLDVESQIWLLDLMQQTLWQNHRNIPDVQRLEAARQQLKQYVQPRLVWEVAMIGFT